From Anopheles arabiensis isolate DONGOLA chromosome 3, AaraD3, whole genome shotgun sequence, a single genomic window includes:
- the LOC120901564 gene encoding cilia- and flagella-associated protein 251-like: protein MSELVEYNPVEEVQHEEHIHHRCHPLHLSWVSGFNPRVSLLNVSTSRDRKELVLASGNALLFYCYDGEREKITPVIGHKNVVNMIGCDESGRFVVSSDCSYCINVWDRQAGGGESHHHPIAIRTIFEPFKANGDIGAVSLSCDGKYLLAGGGIPNEQGSQLKLWSWTVGNDFSDDSITLPTRLGRIKAIHFCPDRGRRNQFVVTLDSGVVFGAWDCKEQKLSIQVPKRHGFQDYNDTVFVERTDRAVSVTGAGMAVLWSNDRKFSDAQEGGVQRKEFLKYLHLKYASINVVRSCDEKIVTGDDDGEIRFYDNSMKILYWFKQEDLEPIRTLSFELVETRRWKQPAEPIEGDDQTPKEESTEKKVVVNIEDIAPKDVSFDARPVIVRGFVSATKSGKIYDIDIVYNKIQELFLQSPSIITAFDVHSARSELCTCDGNGRFVVYDLKTKSMRLALDVPIQRTRRGRITTLAYSPCGTFMAGGAENGFLWMVEPNLMILAGSSPLQFTSEKIRLVLFSLDSKHLVCVDESNTITLLHREKDDWQVMGNCATHRLVDLAFLSATDFVSIGEDRYMVQYTINTDEMLQLEAVSIVKRRRIEQSAYPTALLVLPGGSQILVANDQLKFKMFHGRSFEILHTFLAPFHDGPARCLRQLPGEDYFLFITNNNIYVHHLPIDGNPFKYLAVRGHPKRLKGLQVAWTVRCAFTFGEGDHAVSMWKINTSPLFDNLKHAGTGLDPFCTLLPGGKRGCYVREILSLFFYNQISPKNSDGDAELTLRDAMNVQDVPNYLRSIGFHMSEYEEQNLCKEMELTGTYFLTFEEVLKLFLNHRTAAGGPPTSEDVRTAVTYVGATTSSGKVDLVRLITLLASMGEPMEPKTTEAYCRILFPAAFEANEQDGSPAPECGTGEDCTNYIAIDEFADRLC, encoded by the exons ATGAGTGAACTCGTGGAATATAATCCCGTGGAAGAGGTACAGCATGAGGAGCATATTCATCATCGATGTCATCCGTTG CACCTATCCTGGGTGTCTGGATTCAATCCACGGGTGTCGCTGCTGAACGTCAGTACGTCTCGTGACCGAAAGGAGCTTGTGCTGGCATCGGGGAATGCGCTGCTCTTCTACTGCTATGACGGGGAACGAGAGAAGATAACGCCAGTGATTGGGCAT AAAAATGTTGTCAATATGATTGGATGTGACGAAAGCGGGCGCTTTGTGGTTAGTTCCGACTGTTCCTACTGCATCAATGTGTGGGATAGACAAGCTGGTGGAGGAGAAAGTCATCATCATCCGATTGCGATCAGGACAATTTTTGAGCCTTTCAAAGCAAATGGTGACATTGGAGCAGTTTCACTGAGCTGCGATGGAAAATACCTGCTGGCAGGGGGTGGAATACCCAATGAGCAGGGCAGTCAGCTGAAGCTATGGTCCTGGACGGTTGGAAATGATTTCTCTGATG ATTCTATCACGCTTCCCACTCGCTTGGGACGCATCAAGGCCATCCATTTCTGTCCGGACCGTGGACGTCGCAACCAGTTTGTCGTAACACTGGACAGCGGAGTCGTGTTCGGTGCGTGGGATTGCAAGGAACAGAAGCTGTCCATCCAAGTCCCGAAACGGCACGGTTTTCAGGACTACAACGACACCGTGTTTGTGGAGCGTACGGATCGGGCAGTATCGGTGACGGGGGCAGGTATGGCTGTGCTGTGGAGCAACGATCGGAAGTTTTCCGACGCACAGGAAGGGGGCGTACAGCGGAAGGAATTCCTCAAGTATCTGCACCTGAAGTACGCTTCGATCAATGTGGTACGATCGTGTGACGAGAAGATCGTTACcggagatgatgatggcgagATTCGCTTCTATGACAACTCCATGAAGATATTGTACTGGTTTAAGCAGGAAGATCTGGAACCGATAAGGACACTTTCGTTTGAGCTAGTGGAAACACGCCGATGGAAGCAACCGGCTGAACCGATCGAAGGAGATGATCAAACGCCGAAAGAAG AATCAACCGAAAAGAAGGTGGTAGTGAACATTGAGGATATCGCACCGAAGGATGTTTCGTTTGATGCACGGCCGGTAATTGTACGCGGGTTTGTGTCGGCAACCAAGTCGGGCAAAATCTACGACATCGACATAGTGTACAACAAGATACAGGAGTTGTTTCTACAGTCACCCAGTATCATTACAGCCTTCGACGTTCATTCGGCAAG ATCCGAACTTTGCACTTGCGACGGCAATGGACGGTTCGTTGTGTATGATTTAAAAACGAAATCGATGAGACTAGCGCTCGATGTACCGATCCAGCGGACTCGTCGAGGCAGAATCACCACCCTTGCCTATTCTCCCTGTG GAACATTTATGGCCGGTGGTGCTGAAAATGGGTTCCTTTGGATGGTGGAACCTAATCTGATGATACTTGCCGGCAGCAGTCCGCTGCAGTTTACCAGTGAAAAGATCCGCTTGGTGTTGTTTTCTCTAGACAGCAAACATTTGGTTTGTGTG GATGAAAGCAATACAATCACACTTCTGCATCGCGAAAAGGACGATTGGCAAGTGATGGGAAACTGCGCTACTCATAGGCTGGTAGATCTGGCGTTCCTTAGTGCCACTGATTTTGTGTCCATCGGTGAGGATCGG TACATGGTACAGTACACCATAAACACCGATGAGATGTTACAACTCGAAGCTGTTTCCATCGTCAAAAGGAGAAGGATTGAACAGTCCGCCTATCCGACAGCACTACTCGTTTTACCCGGTGGTAGTCAGATTCTGGTTGCCAATGATCAACTAAAGTTCAAGATGTTCCATGGCAGATCCTTCGAGATATTGCACACCTTTTTGGCCCCCTTTCACGATGGTCCAGCACGTTGTCTCAGG CAACTTCCTGGCGAAGATTACTTCCTGTTCATTACAAACAATAACATCTACGTACATCACCTTCCGATCGACGGAAATCCGTTCAAATATCTGGCAGTTCGAGGACATCCAAAACGATTGAAAGGACTGCAAGTTGCTTGGACGGTACGATGTGCCTTCACTTTCGGGGAAGGCGATCACGCGGTTAGCATGTGGAAGATTAACACTAG TCCCCTGTTTGATAATTTAAAGCATGCTGGAACGGGCCTTGATCCTTTCTGTACGCTTCTTCCGGGTGGAAAGAGAGGTTGCTATGTGCGCGAGATTTTGAGCCTGTTTTTCTACAACCAAATCTCACCGAAGAATAGCGACGGCGATGCGGAGCTTACA CTCAGAGACGCCATGAATGTACAGGATGTGCCGAACTATCTGCGTAGCATTGGGTTCCACATGTCCGAGTACGAG GAACAGAACCTTTGCAAAGAGATGGAGCTTACCGGTACGTACTTTCTGACCTTTGAGGAGGTGTTGAAGCTTTTCCTCAACCATCGCACAGCTGCTGGTGGTCCACCAACTTCTGAAGATGTTCGAACAGCCGTCACTTATGTTGGCGCCACTACATCATCCGGTAAAGTAGATCTGGTACGGTTAATCACGCTGCTGGCGAGTATGGGTGAGCCAATGGAGCCGAAAACAACCGAGGCGTACTGCAGAATACTTTTCCCCGCCGCCTTTGAAGCGAACGAACAGGATGGCAGTCCAGCACCGGAGTGTGGCACTGGCGAAGATTGCACTAACTACATCGCCATCGACGAGTTTGCCGATAGGCTTTGCTGA
- the LOC120901566 gene encoding uncharacterized protein LOC120901566, whose product MSFKGHRCSLPGVLRLGDSVTHLPPILPGTTLAGRLLRHLRTLLLISPDHPETRIYYRSRTKIAAENERLVRELPPFIVHPFSSFRKCWEMVMYFVLTLHLVTLAFAFAFAPHLSYGVLSGIQLFDCVLCAMLGMEFALKLITGYVSQGEVVLEPSRIVRYRMRWWNVVNRMLLFVPYVLLLDELVRAFYQDAVTIYLCLVIYLYLLCVWRFRSINWYFAIVARSLFGLSEKQIRLLEPIMDTLYVLHWTSCLLYIVPLLTLSLLGDNAFEANFLVDVLWSHDQQRDAYHYPITHRNRLPTLSDLRAYLQQHLPKMSICAEFMAALLDDVEHNVSVTYRYLRALMITFKISVQGGHSLSVSRHFLHEWTQSLLLLGGWIWSTYILLLLIRTIITADASETQYDEILNEIDAFCGRMRLSESLRRKMSRHFACHYRMHYFDVRPIRMQASDNLRRTVLMEIAFEPFLTRSDVFHDLPAYVLQDIADQLRFELYLENDTILAVGSAADTMFFLAMGTAAVYTQDGVELGHLIDGANFGAIALFRTDAQRTVSVVALEVCEVYRLERASFQKLMRPHSYLLGLVVKQAEKRIQDRSVSLQEFPDEQYYDTFFY is encoded by the coding sequence ATGTCTTTCAAAGGACATCGCTGCTCTCTGCCGGGAGTGCTACGGCTGGGTGATTCCGTGACCCATCTACCTCCCATCCTTCCCGGCACCACCTTAGCCGGCCGGCTACTTCGCCACCTGCGCACCCTGCTGCTCATCTCGCCGGATCATCCCGAAACGCGCATCTACTATCGCAGTCGGACGAAGATTGCGGCCGAAAATGAGCGACTCGTGCGCGAACTGCCGCCCTTCATTGTGCACCCGTTCAGCAGCTTCCGCAAGTGCTGGGAGATGGTCATGTACTTCGTACTGACGCTGCATCTCGTCACACTTGCCTTTGCGTTTGCGTTCGCGCCGCACCTTTCCTACGGCGTCCTCAGCGGAATTCAGCTCTTTGACTGCGTGCTGTGTGCGATGTTGGGGATGGAGTTTGCCCTGAAGCTGATCACCGGATACGTTAGCCAGGGCGAGGTGGTGCTGGAACCGTCCCGAATCGTACGCTATCGAATGCGCTGGTGGAACGTGGTCAACCGGATGTTGCTGTTCGTaccgtacgtactgctgctggatgAGCTGGTGCGTGCCTTTTACCAGGATGCGGTCACGATCTACCTTTGCCTGGTGATCTACCTGTACCTGCTCTGCGTTTGGCGCTTCCGGTCGATCAACTGGTACTTTGCAATCGTCGCACGGAGCTTGTTTGGGCTTTCGGAAAAGCAGATCCGGTTGCTGGAGCCCATCATGGACACGCTGTACGTGCTGCACTGGACCTCCTGTCTGCTATACATTGTGCCGCTGCTCACCCTGTCCCTGCTGGGGGATAATGCGTTCGAGGCCAACTTCCTGGTCGATGTGCTGTGGAGTCACGATCAGCAGCGCGATGCCTACCACTACCCGATCACGCACCGAAACCGCCTGCCAACGCTCAGCGACCTTAGAGCATACCTCCAGCAGCACCTGCCGAAGATGTCCATCTGTGCCGAGTTCATGGCGGCACTGTTGGACGACGTGGAGCACAACGTGTCCGTCACCTATCGCTATCTGCGCGCGCTGATGATCACGTTCAAGATCAGTGTGCAGGGTGGACACTCCCTGTCCGTCTCCCGGCACTTCCTGCACGAGTGGACCCAGTCGCTGCTCCTGCTCGGTGGCTGGATCTGGTCCACCTACATCCTGCTGCTCCTGATCCGCACCATCATCACGGCGGACGCAAGCGAAACCCAGTACGACGAGATACTGAACGAGATCGATGCCTTCTGCGGGAGGATGCGGCTGAGTGAGTCGCTCCGCCGGAAGATGAGTCGCCACTTTGCCTGCCACTACCGGATGCACTACTTTGACGTGCGGCCCATCCGAATGCAAGCGTCGGACAACTTGCGGCGCACGGTGCTGATGGAGATTGCGTTCGAGCCGTTCCTAACGCGGTCGGACGTGTTCCACGATCTGCCGGCGTACGTGCTGCAGGACATTGCCGATCAGCTGCGGTTCGAGCTGTACCTGGAGAATGATACGATACTGGCGGTGGGCAGTGCGGCTGATACGATGTTCTTTCTGGCGATGGGTACGGCCGCCGTCTACACGCAGGACGGTGTGGAGCTGGGCCATCTGATCGATGGGGCCAACTTTGGTGCCATTGCGCTGTTCCGGACTGATGCACAGCGGACGGTCAGTGTGGTGGCGCTGGAGGTGTGCGAGGTGTATCGGTTGGAGCGGGCCAGCTTTCAGAAGCTGATGAGACCACACAGCTACCTGCTGGGGCTGGTGGTGAAGCAGGCCGAGAAGCGAATTCAGGACCGGAGCGTCTCGCTGCAAGAGTTTCCCGATGAGCAGTACTACGATACGTTCTTTTATTAG
- the LOC120901565 gene encoding wee1-like protein kinase → MEIHTESSGIDSSPDMNSSVEINSSPQRSSTVMPRKLTFGNSPEPMHNSAAEQHQQQQNRNQPSLSPPYRKVQALRLFDTPATPKTILQKSTNTMFRRQVFGPGTTLFPSASSGAEQADLLAQPMDGGLPIFATDKPKPVPLHRRYDVGLPPANVNPFTPPAMFMRTKKRTRQEGPESAKAMLGHGGTGTANTIRSHNFPTMFPSNRLNKCRLPFSGPPTPFALKQPNDSTTNHTLKAFNMVEDEYGDFRQAPKRLALQDSNISRYEKEFIQLSLLGTGEFGQVYQCLNRLDGCIYAIKKSIRPVAGSSFEKTALNEVYAHAVLGKHDNVVRYYSAWAENNHMLIQNEYCNGGSLQTVLQERCLKESELRTLLLHIAEGLKYIHSNDLVHMDLKAGNIFLSKTPLRSGTPLHGAASTAVPLDCPDDGFEDVYDDLENEFLVTYKIGDLGHVTSINDPQVEEGDCRYLPNEILQEDYSNLAKGDIFSLGITLYEAAGGGPLPKNGTGWHQLRSGQFPDLPNIGKDFNDLIKQMMHPNPEKRPSSTTIFNHPVLSPIDSKTKAQLCLELSMERQKNEVLMRKLKEQAKLLKSIEQQSLTPVAATVVRKTRSSATSLETCTSDRKLRSYSHKKRTTNLISKRRGIRDSSKTKDY, encoded by the exons ATGGAGATTCATACGGAAAGCAGCGGCATCGATTCCTCGCCGGACATGAATTCGAGCGTCGAAATCAACTCATCGCCGCAGCGTTCGTCGACGGTCATGCCACGGAAGCTGACCTTCGGCAACTCGCCGGAACCGATGCACAACTCGGCGGccgagcagcaccagcaacagcagaacaGAAACCAACCATCCCTGTCGCCACCGTACAGGAAGGTGCAGGCCCTGCGGCTGTTCGATACGCCAGCCACTCCGAAAACCATCCTGCAAAAGTCTACCAACACAATGTTCCGCCGGCAAGTGTTTGGCCCGGGCACGACCCTCTTCCCGTCGGCATCGTCCGGCGCAGAACAAGCTGATCTGCTGGCACAACCAATGGACGGAGGGTTGCCGATTTTTGCAACCGACAAACCGAAACCGGTTCCGCTGCATCGACGATACGACGTGGGACTACCTCCGGCCAACGTAAACCCGTTCACGCCACCGGCCATGTTCATGCGAACGAAGAAGCGTACCCGGCAGGAGGGCCCCGAAAGCGCGAAGGCAATGCTGGGCCACGGCGGCACTGGCACTGCTAACACGATCCGCAGTCACAACTTCCCGACCATGTTTCCTAGCAACCGGCTCAACAAGTGTCGGCTGCCGTTCAGCGGGCCGCCCACTCCGTTTGCCCTGAAGCAGCCGAACgattccaccaccaaccacacGCTCAAGGCGTTCAACATGGTGGAGGACGAGTACGGCGATTTCCGGCAGGCCCCGAAACGGCTCGCCCTGCAGGACTCCAACATCTCCCGGTACGAGAAGGAGTTCATCCAGCTATCGTTGCTCGGTACGGGCGAGTTCGGGCAGGTGTACCAGTGCCTGAACCGGCTGGACGGCTGTATCTACGCGATCAAGAAGAGCATTCGGCCGGTAGCAGGCAGCTCGTTCGAGAAGACGGCCCTCAACGAGGTGTACGCTCATGCCGTGCTGGGCAAGCACGACAACGTCGTCCGCTACTATTCGGCCTGGGCCGAGAACAACCACATGCTGATCCAGAACGAGTACTGCAACGGTGGCAGTCTGCAGACGGTGCTGCAGGAACGCTGCCTGAAGGAGTCGGAACTGCGcaccctgctgctgcacatTGCCGAAGGGCTCAAGTACATCCACTCGAACGATCTGGTGCACATGGATCTGAAGGCTGGCAACATTTTCCTCTCGAAGACGCCGCTTCGTTCGGGCACGCCGCTGCACGGTGCTGCCTCTACTGCGGTACCGCTGGACTGTCCGGACGATGGATTCGAGGACGTGTACGATGATCTGGAGAACGAGTTTCTGGTGACGTACAAGATCGGCGATCTGGGGCACGTCACCTCGATCAACGATCCGCAGGTGGAGGAGGGCGACTGTCGCTATCTGCCGAACGAGATACTGCAGGAAGACTACAGCAACCTAGCGAAGGGTGACATCTTTTCGCTGGGCATTACGCTGTACGAGGCGGCGGGCGGTGGTCCACTGCCAAAGAATGGGACCGGCTGGCATCAGCTGCGCAGTGGCCAGTTTCCCGACCTGCCCAACATTGGGAAGGATTTTAACGATCTGATCAAGCAGATGATGCACCCGAATCCGGAGAAGCGTCCCTCGTCTACGACCATTTTCAATCATCC GGTACTATCACCGATCGATTCCAAAACGAAGGCGCAGCTGTGTTTGGAGCTGAGCATGGAGCGGCAGAAGAACGAGGTCCTGATGAGAAAGCTGAAGGAACAGGCGAAACTGCTGAAATCAATCGAACAGCAATCTCTCACTCCAG TTGCTGCAACTGTCGTCCGTAAGACGCGTTCCTCTGCAACGTCCCTCGAGACGTGCACCTCCGACCGCAAGCTACGTTCCTACTCGCACAAGAAGCGCACCACCAACCTCATCTCCAAACGAAGGGGAATACGAGACAGCAGCAAGACGAAGGACTACTAG
- the LOC120904962 gene encoding odorant receptor 43a-like: protein MKIWEKYLERKRTLYHAKYQTPQQLFDGACDIVIKCFAVCGGERMKPGYTRRNARLIFLVTDLILYLFVNLYSIAIVWGSLMDVVFCFVTLGIAIQGLAKIEAFTCPELNDLHLYNVARFKAPPRFREVDEALFHTATMCMVFIRIFAVAFSIVAIAIYSYAILMPLIEHELSLAFGFYLPFVDYRTPVGFAINWVYQFVQVLEGCIGLMACDSCLLVLIMNATGQMDVIIVYLKQLTVLIDNNHAGQNDDEIADIIKEIVLKHLEHTKYMTDMDKLLKKQFFINFGCMIFELVASLAIVVRVPWYPGMAICLICTNQLFINCALGTFLSSKNEKLVEEIYNVNWYGLTTKHQKTLQQILLTSQHPVVLSDGFSPIDLFNFVEIYKKIYSYLMVLQKVS from the exons ATGAAAATCTGGGAAAAGTACCTTGAACGTAAGCGCACACTTTACCACGCCAAGTATCAAACCCCTCAGCAACTGTTCGACGGTGCGTGCGACATAGTGATCAAGTGTTTTGCTGTATGCGGTGGCGAAAGGATGAAACCGGGCTACACACGCCGCAATGCACGGTTGATCTTCCTGGTGACGGATCTCATTCTGTATCTGTTCGTAAACCTCTACTCGATCGCGATCGTTTGGGGATCGCTGAtggatgttgtgttttgctttgttacgCTGGGAATCGCCATACAG GGTCTAGCAAAGATTGAAGCCTTCACCTGTCCGGAGCTGAACGATCTGCATCTGTACAATGTGGCACGGTTCAAAGCGCCCCCTCGCTTCCGGGAAGTTGACGAGGCACTCTTCCACACCGCCACCATGTGTATGGTGTTTATACGCATATTCGCCGTGGCGTTCTCGATCGTCGCCATTGCCATCTACTCGTACGCCATCCTGATGCCTTTGATCGAGCACGAACTATCGCTCGCCTTTGGGTTCTATCTGCCGTTTGTCGATTATCGCACGCCGGTCGGATTTGCCATCAACTGGGTGTATCAGTTTGTGCAGGTGCTGGAAGGATGCATTGGGCTGATGGCGTGCGACTCCTGTCTGCTGGTACTGATCATGAATGCTACTGGACAGATGGACGTTATCATTGTCTATCTGAAGCAGTTGACGGTGTTGATAGACAATAATCACGCTGGACAAAATGATGACGAAATTGCAGATATTATAAAAGAAATTGTGCTCAAACATTTAGAGCACACCAA GTACATGACGGACATGGATAAACTTCTCAAAAAGCAGTTCTTCATCAACTTTGGATGCATGATTTTCGAGCTCGTTGCGTCACTAGCGATCGTTGTTAGG GTTCCTTGGTATCCAGGAATGGCGATCTGTCTGATTTGCACCAATCAACTCTTTATCAACTGTGCATTGGGAACATTCCTATCATCGAAG AATGAAAAACTGGTGGAGGAGATCTACAACGTAAACTGGTACGGACTGACGACGAAGCACCAGAAGACACTTCAGCAAATATTGCTCACCTCTCAACATCCTGTGGTACTCTCCGACGGGTTCTCGCCTATCGATTTGTTCAACTTTGTAGAG ATATACAAGAAGATTTATTCTTATTTAATGGTTTTGCAGAAAGTATCTTAA